Proteins from a single region of Chryseomicrobium sp. FSL W7-1435:
- a CDS encoding Lmo0850 family protein, which produces MATEMDVKNLMSNLAKLGVKVTKTKSRLEMLKALASPAAPKPQHG; this is translated from the coding sequence TTGGCTACAGAAATGGATGTAAAAAACCTAATGAGTAATCTTGCGAAATTAGGCGTCAAAGTAACCAAAACAAAGTCCCGCCTCGAAATGCTCAAAGCTTTAGCATCACCAGCTGCGCCGAAGCCACAGCATGGTTAA
- a CDS encoding metal-sensitive transcriptional regulator — translation MENLQPAPTMRKSHHSEDIKRNLTVRLNRIEGQIRGIKGMIERDTYCDDIITQISATQAALNSVANILLEGHLKSCVRNKMLAGDEEILDELLVTVQKLTKK, via the coding sequence ATGGAAAATCTTCAACCTGCACCAACCATGCGAAAATCACATCATTCCGAAGATATAAAACGTAATTTGACCGTTCGCCTTAACCGAATTGAAGGTCAGATTCGTGGGATTAAAGGAATGATTGAACGCGACACATACTGTGATGACATCATCACACAAATTTCTGCAACTCAAGCTGCCTTGAATAGTGTGGCCAATATTTTGCTTGAGGGTCATTTGAAAAGTTGTGTGCGTAATAAAATGCTGGCGGGTGACGAAGAAATTCTAGATGAATTACTCGTAACTGTACAGAAACTGACCAAGAAATAA
- a CDS encoding copper ion binding protein, translating into MQPIKLHVEGMTCGHCVKAVHDRVKSLAAVDEVDVHLETGEVDIEFDPEAIEIREIIAAIEDEGYKVKTF; encoded by the coding sequence ATCCAACCCATTAAATTACACGTTGAAGGTATGACTTGTGGTCACTGTGTGAAAGCCGTACATGACCGCGTGAAATCTCTAGCAGCAGTTGACGAAGTAGACGTACACCTTGAAACTGGTGAAGTCGATATCGAGTTTGATCCAGAAGCAATTGAAATCCGTGAAATTATTGCAGCTATCGAAGACGAAGGCTACAAAGTAAAAACATTTTAA